A DNA window from Roseovarius sp. Pro17 contains the following coding sequences:
- a CDS encoding thiamine pyrophosphate-binding protein, with protein MSNSLTGAQAMVRSLEAHGVRHIFGLCGDTTLPFYDAMLQLDHPIQHILTRDERSATYMADGYSRVTGRVGVCEGPSGGGATYILPGLIEANESSYAVLGITTDVSVASYGRYPLTEVDQEALMRPLTKWNTVIKRADHIPRMVRQAFRAMTTGRSGAAHLGLPYDIQYDDVPSDDIWADPQLTSYPAYRTGPEQGAVEAALDAILSAKSPLIVCGGGVVIAGGMDALSRLATRLDITVATSISGQGSLAETHPNCLGVVGSNGGTDETWEAMAAADLVVFMGCRAGSTTTSRWEAPKPGTRVVHCDVDPMVIGAVLPTEVGVVGDLRMTLDAMNAELDRREQGTSTFGGAAAVADIRKRKFDKFDALAQSDEAPIRPERIIATLQRVLPDDATIVSDPGTSCPYFSAYYTLPKAGRHFITNRAHGALGYALSASLGAWFGRPGSKVVGLMGDGSFGFTCGELETVTRCRAPITYIVFSNSAFGWIKASQHDDCDARYYNVDFNRTDQAAVAAAYGIKSWKVEDPAKLEGVLKEAIAHDGPTLVDIVCQPLEEAKAPVRRWMG; from the coding sequence ATGAGCAATTCCCTAACCGGCGCGCAGGCGATGGTGCGCAGCCTTGAGGCGCATGGCGTGAGGCATATATTCGGCCTGTGCGGGGACACGACGCTGCCGTTTTATGATGCGATGCTGCAGCTGGATCACCCGATCCAGCATATCCTGACACGGGACGAGCGCAGCGCGACCTACATGGCCGACGGCTATTCGCGGGTCACTGGCCGCGTGGGCGTGTGCGAGGGGCCGTCGGGGGGGGGCGCGACCTATATTCTGCCCGGCCTCATAGAGGCCAACGAAAGCTCATATGCCGTGCTGGGCATTACCACCGACGTGTCTGTCGCCAGCTATGGGCGCTATCCGCTGACCGAGGTGGATCAGGAGGCGTTGATGCGTCCGCTGACCAAATGGAACACGGTTATCAAGCGCGCCGATCACATTCCGCGCATGGTGCGTCAGGCGTTTCGCGCGATGACGACGGGCCGCTCGGGCGCGGCGCATCTGGGTCTGCCTTATGACATCCAATATGACGATGTGCCCAGTGACGACATCTGGGCCGATCCGCAATTGACCAGCTATCCAGCCTATCGCACCGGGCCTGAGCAGGGCGCGGTTGAGGCGGCGCTGGATGCGATCCTGTCGGCCAAATCGCCGCTGATCGTGTGCGGTGGCGGCGTGGTCATTGCAGGCGGGATGGATGCGCTCAGCCGCCTCGCCACGAGGCTTGACATCACGGTCGCCACGTCGATTTCGGGTCAGGGCAGCCTCGCGGAAACGCACCCCAACTGCCTTGGCGTCGTAGGCTCCAACGGTGGCACGGACGAGACGTGGGAGGCGATGGCAGCCGCCGATCTGGTCGTCTTCATGGGATGCCGAGCAGGATCGACTACCACCTCGCGCTGGGAGGCGCCGAAGCCCGGCACGCGGGTCGTGCATTGCGACGTTGATCCGATGGTCATCGGTGCCGTCCTGCCGACTGAGGTTGGCGTCGTTGGTGATCTGCGCATGACACTGGATGCAATGAACGCCGAACTGGACCGCCGCGAGCAGGGCACCAGCACCTTTGGCGGTGCCGCTGCCGTGGCCGATATCCGCAAGCGCAAGTTCGACAAGTTCGACGCGCTGGCTCAGTCGGATGAGGCGCCAATCCGGCCCGAAAGGATCATCGCGACGTTGCAGCGCGTGTTGCCGGATGATGCGACCATCGTGTCCGATCCCGGCACATCCTGCCCCTATTTTTCGGCCTATTACACCCTGCCCAAAGCGGGCCGTCACTTCATCACCAACCGCGCGCATGGCGCGCTGGGCTATGCGCTATCGGCGTCCTTGGGTGCGTGGTTCGGACGACCGGGTAGCAAGGTCGTCGGGCTGATGGGCGACGGATCATTCGGGTTTACCTGCGGCGAGCTGGAGACTGTCACGCGCTGCCGCGCGCCGATCACCTACATTGTATTTTCCAACTCAGCCTTTGGCTGGATCAAGGCCAGCCAGCATGACGATTGCGATGCGCGCTATTATAATGTCGACTTCAACCGCACCGATCAGGCTGCAGTCGCGGCCGCGTATGGTATCAAATCGTGGAAGGTCGAAGACCCCGCCAAATTGGAGGGCGTGTTGAAAGAGGCCATTGCCCATGACGGCCCGACGCTGGTCGATATCGTCTGCCAGCCGCTGGAAGAAGCCAAGGCCCCCGTCCGCCGCTGGATGGGCTGA
- a CDS encoding tripartite tricarboxylate transporter substrate binding protein, which yields MINFTRRKVALAALALALPFGGGATAQDYPAKDLSHIMPWSAGGGTDTVMRTFMNFAEQTLGTGINTQNITGAQSGIGTLRLMKARPDGYTIGSLTWDSVITVPYYGLVPGYDTDQLTYLGSVTVHPTVLAVNADSPYQTLVDFIAAAQAAPGELSISNVGSGGVWHLPALDLADATGIEVNHVPYPDGSGPQREALLSGETDAASLSASAVYAAVQSGQARVLAVMGTERSEFLPDVPTFKELGYDVIWGSFRLIAAPKGIDPEQRAVLEQGFAEVFELPEFQARAEETAMGAVWMDGEETTAYVEVSQKKAFALIDNLVEQGILEK from the coding sequence ATGATCAATTTCACACGCAGAAAGGTCGCCTTAGCGGCCCTTGCCCTCGCGCTACCCTTCGGTGGGGGCGCAACCGCGCAGGACTATCCTGCCAAAGATCTGAGCCACATCATGCCATGGAGCGCGGGCGGCGGCACCGATACGGTGATGCGCACCTTCATGAACTTCGCCGAGCAGACACTGGGCACCGGGATCAACACCCAGAACATAACCGGCGCCCAGAGCGGGATTGGCACGCTGCGTCTGATGAAGGCGCGGCCCGACGGCTACACCATTGGCTCATTGACTTGGGATAGCGTCATAACCGTGCCGTACTACGGCCTCGTGCCGGGGTATGACACCGACCAACTGACCTATCTGGGGTCGGTCACGGTTCACCCCACTGTGCTGGCCGTAAACGCCGACTCGCCCTATCAGACGCTTGTGGATTTCATCGCAGCGGCCCAGGCCGCGCCCGGCGAATTGTCGATCTCGAACGTCGGCAGTGGCGGTGTGTGGCACTTGCCCGCGCTGGATTTGGCGGATGCGACCGGCATTGAGGTAAACCATGTTCCCTATCCCGACGGCTCGGGCCCCCAACGTGAGGCGCTGTTGTCGGGCGAGACGGACGCGGCGTCGCTAAGTGCGTCGGCGGTTTATGCTGCCGTGCAATCCGGGCAGGCCCGCGTTCTGGCCGTCATGGGGACAGAGCGCAGCGAATTCCTGCCTGACGTTCCGACCTTCAAGGAGCTGGGCTACGACGTGATCTGGGGCAGTTTCCGCCTGATCGCCGCGCCCAAGGGGATCGATCCCGAACAGCGCGCGGTGCTGGAGCAAGGCTTTGCCGAGGTGTTCGAGTTGCCCGAGTTTCAGGCACGCGCCGAGGAAACGGCGATGGGCGCGGTCTGGATGGATGGCGAAGAGACGACCGCCTATGTCGAGGTCTCGCAGAAGAAGGCGTTCGCGCTGATCGACAATCTGGTCGAGCAAGGTATCCTCGAGAAATGA